ctatagattgcccccttgttgtgtacccccttatagattgcccccttgttgtgtacccccttatagattgcccccttgttgtgtaccccttatagattgcccccttgtgtaccccctatagattgcccccttgtgtacccccttatagactgcccccttgttgtctccccctatagattgcccccttgtgtacccctttatagattgcccccttgtgtacccccttatagactgcccccttgttgtctccccctatagattgcccccttgtgtacccctttatagattgcccccttgctgtctccccctatagattgcccccttgtgtacccccttatagattgaccccttgtctccccctatagattgcccccttgtgtactcccttatagattgaccccttgctgtctccccctatagatttccaccttgtgtacccccttatagattgacccccaccccacacacacacacacacacacacaactcacctattcctcgttcccccgccgcggctctcgtctcgtcccggccgatgcgcgctctctggcaccgcacacaccagtgacTTCAGCGCACGCTGGGGCCGGTACTTCCTCCCTGTGCAGGAACTACAAGGCCGACGGCTTAcgcagaggtcactgatgcgtgctctgctggggaattcccagggagcacgcatcagccgggggcgtactgtcctatcaatcttgtgaccgcaagcagtcacaagattgataggacacagTAGGCGGCGCAcgtggggaggggaggctgggggaagccaccacaggaggggggcgccgggcggccagctagaggagcgctcgggcagaaagacagctgtctctctgcctcagcgcccccccagctagacgggagtgatgcgccctgtgcaagcgcacaggtcgcacaccccaaaggccggccctggttacCATGGCATTATTACCCATCTGCACCCCACAAATGCAATTAGTGGTGCTGATGGTTGTCATGGCAGCCAGGGACCAGACAATGGCTATTAGGTCATGCTATATTTTTACTAAGGGTCCCTTTAGGGGTCCAATATGGGTCTGTGCAAGGACGCAGATGAGCGCCGATTAGTAAGATTGACACTTGTTTACAGTGCCTTCAGAAGACACAATCCACTGCACTGCAGGCTATAGAAACAATCCCTGtatcgtttgtgtggccatttaaatataatGCTGTCTGAGCTGTGCGGCCATATATTTTAGCAAAGATCGGGCATTTTCCTGCTGATTGCTGTCacctttacatgggccgattatgtgtttaaagtgaatgtaccatcaggcccggactgaagcactggaggcggtccgacacccccccagtgggaggaaacccctgcccctctatgatacagctccattgaaatcaatggagccatttcatagaggggcggggtttcctcccactgggggtgggtcagcccgcctccagtgcttcagtccgggcctgatggtacactcACTTTAAGGAGCCTTTCTAGCATTGCTCATTGATGATAAGCAGCCTGTGTAAATGGCCCCTAacggttcacacatagtattttcataTTTGATCTTTATTTTGAacttgttttgttctgtatttctatcccaaaccaggaatggatctgacaTGGAGGGAACCTACTGTATTATGGAAGggtttgcatttttttctgtgtttttttttcccactcctTTTTTTAGCTAAAATTACTGATCAAAATGAGaaataaatactgaccaaaatactatgtgtgaactttGCCTAGGGGCTTGTTCACACCATGATTtgttgctctgttttgttttaAATATTGGCTACACAGAAAGTAGATGTATGTGTGGGAAATAACTCAAACATAGTCAGTAGCTGACTAGATTCAGACACCAACAGTTGACAGATTGCCAATGTATACAAGCTATGGTGGGTGAACCCTCCCTAATAGACTAAACAATGATATGTAATCATTGATGAATTAACATCTTGTCAGGATTTTTTCACTGCTTACCTGGATGTGTTTCATTAACTCTTTTATATAACGGTCTCTGTCTGACGGAACGTCACAGTGGGACTGCATGTACAATACGGGGGCATACCCTTTTTCACGCCAGCTGTTTTTTTCTGCTATAGTCACTGCTAGGTTCTGTAAGTAACCAATAGTGGGCAGCCACTGCAAGGTGAGGGGGTAATCAGACTCTCGCCTGAAGGTGGCAGTGTAGTTAAAAAGACGAATTCCTGGCAAATGTGACAGAACATAGTTATTCATTGGAGATTCCTCGTGAAACAGCgcccaggtctggtgtggcagtctGGGCAGTGGAGCTTCATACGCTCTAAAGTCTGTGCCATAGAAAATGATCGATTTAGTCCTTTTCTGAAGTTTTACTCTCTTATCTTTTGTCATCATGCAGGAACTTAGGGGACAGTCTATGCGCTCCTTGTCCCCGGGAAAGTGAGGAAACAGGTTCTCACTCCACCACAGTAGGATAGGCAACTCTTTGTTGCTTCTGGTGTCACTATTACCCGGACCACGGTAAGAGTCCACCATAGCTGTGCCTAGCCCGGATGTGGCAAACGCGCTGGATGGCTGAAAGAAGGATTCTTCCCAGTGTTCAGACATTGCTTCTATATTCTGCTCCTCTGGATACTGGTCATTATACACAGGATGTCCAAGGTCTGGAGATGTGTCATCCATTGCAGAATCCGCCCACAATCTTTCTCCCTCTGTAATATCCATATATTCAGGACTGTCCCATTGCTCAGCGTTGATAACAGTCAGTAATATACTCCCTGCAATAAAGTACCAGATAATCTGCCATAAAGCAGAGTAGGTACTCATAGTCCTGAGGCTATATCGCTGCAAGATGCAGCAAGTACAGAAGACACTGGAGCATCTCATGGTAGTGATAATCCAAGGATCTTTGGTGTATTCATGCATGTATATTCTGTCCCCACAGGAGCTGGCATTGACGAGACggcatatagaatatatatatgatCCTACCAGTAGTCCATGTGTACAGAGGTCCCATGTCCACAACTTCGCCTTTCCTTATTGCATGAATCAGCCGGAATGTcttgtgtgtattgcactgtgtTACATATGGACACTGAGCTCCGGCAGGAAGTTACATGCTAATGGGACTGCTGTCTCCTGTCTATGTGGCTGAATAGAGTTGCTGCTTGAGGGAATGACATCACAGTCACATGACTAGCTTGTAGAGGGGGAAGGGGAGTGTGCTGTACTAGAGAATGACCCATAGGTAACTCACAGTATTAGTCACAATGTAAGAAGCCAAAACATAGTCATTGTTTAACCCTCTTGCTGctggacccttcttttgcagatCAGCACTGTTTTGGGTTTATCTGTGAAAAGAGGTTTTGTAGGTATTATAATATTCTAAATATTTTCCCTTAATTTATCCCCCAAACAGGGacggtttaaagtgactgtaccaccaggcccaggctgaagcactggaggcgggccgacccacccttagtgggaggaaactccagcccctctatgatagagttccattgattctaatggagtcacgtcatggaggggctggagtttcttcccactaagggtgggttggcacacctccagtgcttcagcctgggcctggtggtacagtcactttaaggttacCATGGGCCCAGGGGCGTTTACAAATTGTGAGCCCCTCTAGTAGTAGTAGGCAGCAGCTTTATAGTAGATAAGGGGATTCACATGTACCCACATGGCTCCTAGTGTACTGTGTCATCCTTTTATCTGTTACAGAACTAAAACTCCTATTATGACATGTAGTTCTACATATTAcctcacaccatgctgggagatgtagtcctgcatattaccacacacatcaagctgggagatgtagttctacataTTACCACacccaccatgctgggagatctagtcctgcatattaccacacagcgtgctgggagatgtagtcctgtatattaccacacagcatgctgggagatgtagtcctgcatattaacccacacaccatgctgggagatgtagtcctgtatattaccacacaccatgctgggagatgtagtcctgtatattaccacacaccatactgggagatgtagtcctgtatatattacccaaGAGTTGCGCATCCGTGGTCGGGGAGGGAGCAATGTAAAGGTGctgtccgggggtggggggaacaaccACAACCACAACCAGCTGGATCACAACCACTACCACCAGTGAGTTGCTAACATGGATTTCCACCATGACAACCAGCGATCTGCTGGCCATGATGAGCAGAATCAGggagaagctggtgtggattgccacaaTCATTCAGCTACTTACCTGGGTGACCAGCCTCTGCAACAGGTGCTACTGGCTGATAACTGTGAGTGAGACATTGACCTGGATcaacaccaccagcaggatgctgatctgcttcctacagagcatcagactgcTTCTGAgatgcttcaccagtaccgaggagctgagaaGATGCATCTCTACCATCTCCAAggaagtgctcagcggcttccctGCCACCACTACCACACCacgctctatatgggggattggatactatgtggggcactatatgggggcattggctactatgtggggcactatatgggggattgtatactatgtggggcactatatgggggcattggctactatgtggggcactctatggggggattggctactatgtgggcactatatgggggcttggctactatgtgggtatatatgggggcattggctactatgtgggcactatatggggcattggctactatgtggggcactctatgggggattggctactatgtggggcactatatggagggattggctactatatggggcactatatggggattggctatgtggggcactatatgggggcataggctactatgtggggcactatatggggcattggctactatgtgggggcattggatactatgtggggcactatatgatgtgagcatgttgcccatctagaagctcgagttagagatctggagaagcatattgcaacactgagggaacttggccaccttgagagggaacttcggctcactgagcaggaagttagtgggttagagatggagggtggtgatatagatcaggaggcccaagtaagtagctgggttaatgtagttagagggaccagtaagggatccaagaaaaggaaggccacttctcctactatatgcccaagcaaaattgccaagttaggtgatgatgcaagggcatccgtgtcagaaatggcagctctagtggaacctgttctccctaacagccgggggaacagtccaactagtagtgggcgggatggtattgtaggtaggcctagacagctagtggttgtaggggattctataatcaggaagacggatagaataatttgtcgccaagaccgcctcaaccgaatggtttgctgtctccctggtgccagggttcggcatgtggtggaaagggtggataaattacttgggggggctggggatgacccagctgtcgtggtccatgtgggaaccaatgacaggatacaaggtaggtggaggtctattaaaaataattttagagaactaggtgctaagttgaagggaaggacctccaaggtggtattctctggaatactgcctgtgccatgcgcatcgcaggaaagacagcgggagcttagggagttaaatgcatggctcaagtcatggtgtagaggagaagggtttgggtttttagagcactgggctgacttttcattggggtacaatctgttttccgcagataatttgcaccttaatggaagggggtccgctgtgctgggggagagaatcctagaaggggtggaggggtttttaaactagggatgtggagggaggacaatgtagtatgtaatgtagtggcagataggttaaagaggggacagaacaatgaggagggaggagaagggtcctgtggggggaggataagagcagtggatagggagatccatatgttgcggatgaacagtgaggatgattgtagccacagcacagtaataaatcccatttcttataatgaagcggttaaactcgatggtaatataaagtgtatggttactaatgccagaagtctagccagcaagatgggggagctagaggccttggttctggaggagtccattgatgtggttggtgtgactgagacatggctggactcctcacatgactgggctgtcaatattcagggatttacgttgttcagaagggaccgggtgggcagaaggggaggaggagtatgtctgtatgtcagaaatgatattaaagtgagtgtaatagatgcaatagtgggagatgactgtgatgatgtggaagcattgtgggtagaactacagaaggaggaaaagagggaaaaaattattcttggtgtaatctatagaccccccaacattactgaggaggtagatggccagttgaatagacaaatagagcgggctgcccgggagggaacagtagtgataatgggggacctcaactacccagatatagattggggtcacggttcagctaaaaccacaaaggggagggaatttcttaacctcctgcaggataattttctgggccagtttgtggaggagccaactagaagtgatgccttgttggatctggttatttctaacaacgctgagctggttggggatgtcactgtccatgaacacctgggtaatagtgaccacaatatagtgacttttagcttaaagtgtagaaaagaaaagcatgttgggagggcaaaaactcttaattttaaaagggccaattttcctgggttaagggcagaacttcagggcatagactgggagcggctgctgtcacatacggatacagctaataaatgggaaatcttcaaatccacattaaataactgtactgccaaatatattcctatgggtaacaaatataaacggttaaaatccaatcccacatggcttacaaccgaggttagaagggctataaatgagaaaaaaggggcattcaaaaaatataaatcagaggggtcagctgtagcatttaaacattacaaagaagtcaacaaaacctgtaaaaatgtaataaaagcagcaaaaattcacaatgaaaggcaggtagctatagatagcaaaagaaacccccaaaaattcttcaaatatattaatgcaaaaaaaccaaggtcagagcatgtaggacccctaaataatggcgacggggaattaataactggggatcaggagaaagctgagttacttaatgggttcttcagttctgtatatacaaaagaggatggagctgtggtgggtggggccagtactgaggtgggtggggccagtgctgctaacacatgtaatgtactgaactggtttactatagatatggtccaagataaattaaacaaactcaatgtaaccaaagctccagggcctgatggattgcaccccagagttcttagggaactcagttctgtaatttcacttcccttgtatgaaatattccgtgattctttgcttactggtattgtgccgagggactggtgtaaggcaaatgtagtgccgatcttcaaaaagggctctcgaacttccccaggtaactatagacccgtaagcttaacgtccattgtggggaaactatttgaggggcttataagggactacatccaggaatatgtggtggctaatagtattataagtgataaccagcatggttttactaaggacagaagctgtcaaaccaacctaatatgtttctatgaagaggtaagtagaagcctagatggcggcgcggctgtggatatagtgtacctggattttgcaaaagcgtttgacacagttcctcatggacgtctgatgggtaagttaaagtctattggtttggaaaatttaatgtgtaactggattgaaaactggcttaataatcgtacccagagagtggtggtcaatgattcctactccgaatggtccccggtaataagtggtgtaccccaagggtcagtactgggccctcttctgtttaacttgtttattaatgatattgagaatggaattaacagcaatgtttctatctttgcagatgacaccaagctttgtagtacagtacagtctatggaggatgtgcagatgttacaggatgacttagacacactgagtgtttgggcgtccacttggcaaatgaggttcaatgtggataaatgtaaagttatgcacctgggtactaataacccacatgcatcatatgtcctggggggagttattctgggagagtcactgatggagaaggatctgggtgtacttgtagataatagactacagaacagcacacaatgtcagtcagctgcttctaaggccagcaggatattgtcatgcattaaaacaggcatggactctcgggacagggatataatattaccgctttataaagctttggtgcggcctcatctggagtatgctgtccagttttggaacccgattcataaaaaggatgttctagagctggagagggtacaaagacgggcaactaaactaataaggggaatggagcatcttagttatgaggagagattaaaagaattacatttgtttagtctggagaagagacgtttaaggggagatatgattaacttatttaaatatataaatggcccctacaagagatatggggaaaagatgttccaggtaaaaccccctcaaaggacaagaggccactgcctccgcctggagaaaaaaaggttcaatctccggaggcgacaagccttctttaccatgagaactgtgaatctgtggaacagtctaccacaggatctggtcacagcaaaaacagtagagggcttcaaaaccggcctagacaagttcttagagcaaaataatataaatgcatatgtatagaacctatcacccctcccccttccctgtatccatcccctccttggttgaacttgatggacatgtgtcttttttcaaccgtattaactatgtaactatgtaactatgtaatatgggggcataggctactatgtggggcactatatgggggcataggctattatgtggggcactatatgggggcattggatactatgtggggcactatatggggcattggatactatgtggggcactatatggggacattggataatatgtgggggattggatactatgtgtggcactattggggggattggatactatgtgtggcactattggggggattggatactatgtggggcactttaatgggggattgaatactatatagggcatttgggggggattggatactgtacagggcactattcagtcagcagcatgtgatgactgtaggggagtggctatggagggttgctatgggggcgtggctatggagggttgctatgggggcgtagctatggagggtcgctatggggtgtggctatggagggtcactatgggggcgtggctatggagggtagctatgggggcgtggctatggggaccgcggcgcacatgtccctctttgctctttgccaAAGTTGGGAGGGATGttgtacctgtcagctctgctcccacaaagatggccgctctgcaGTACACACagttattgtgtgaggtgaggaggaaagaggaactacaaccatggtggacggcacacaggagctccccctgctggtcactctcctcctctagctcttctctctcccactggctgtaggagtatacTCTGCCCAGACAAAAACACCCGGTCGGCTGGGGTCCTAGTAGATTTATCATACAGTGACCTTGCTTACAGATAGTaaacaatcacagcttagctttcacatattatttgcaatagtaaagtgaaagtggagctctgattggttgctttgggctaATAATGGAAATTTATTCTGCTGTCTCATAGTAAGaaaccaatagcaaccaatcacagctcagctttcaacatATTATTTGCCgtggtaaagtgaaaggggagctctggttgctatgggctactaaggaCAGTAAGGGAAATTTATTGTGCTGTCTTATAGCAAAagatccatagcaaccaatcacagctcagctttctttttcACATTGCTCggggaacatgaaagctgagcagtgattggttgctctgggcaacaaagagaatcttaccattagaaagcttaaaTAATTAACCCGATTCTTAGTAAAAAGTTGTATTCACACTTggtgtttttgttgcatttttttaattttctggcTATTTTTATCCGAATTGCACAACTTCTTTAAAATAGCAGCATTTGTTGCCTTGATTTTGCTGAAATTGGCAGAAAATAGCACAATGTTACTGCAAATTGCAGGAATATTGTggcaaaaatggatcaaaaacacAACCAAATCCTATGTATAGTGGTACCTACCTGCAGCTGCCTCATATGGTCTGTGACTGCTGATGGCAGCTAGGGGCAAGTTCAGGTGCCGCTTCCAATTAGTGGCCACTCAACCCTCAAATGTGGGCTATAATATAAATGTGTGGTGGGGGCGCCTATCAATGCTCATATGTGGTGCCATATTATAAAAGTGTGTGGTGGTAGGGGAGCACCAATCAATGCTCATATGTGGTGCTATATTGTTGCTACAATcaatgcacatacagtatgtggcACCATATTGTAAAAGTGTGTGtgcgtgggaggggggggggacgccAAATAATGCTCATATGTGGCACTATATTATAAATAAGGGGGGGCGCATATAAATGCTCATATATGGCGCTATATAGGGGCTTGTCTACAGCCATGCTGGTCTGAGAAGGGGCTTGAGACATGATCGCTTTCAGGCCCGCTTATCCATTTAGCATTGATAGCGGGGTCCacgtcttaaagcgactctgtacccactatctgtccccccaaaccacttgtacctttggatagctgcttttactccaagatctgtcctggggtccgttcggcaggtgatgcatttattgtcctaaaaaaaaacttttaaacgttcagccctgtgccaaacggtcgtggcctagagtatccgtgccctaaccttgcaccacccctccgtccctcctccccaccctcctcatcattaggtatgccactggcaggatatttcctattcattctgcagtgaacactgcccatgtgccgtgcttacacaggtgaggaataggagacaatctgcctggagcattcctaatgatgaagagggcggggaggagggacagagaggttgtgccagactTATTCATAGTCACTCCAGGCCACGGCAgttaggcacagggctgcaagtttaaaagttgttttttaggacaataactgccttacctgccgaacggaccccaggacagatcttggattaaaagcagctatctgacggtacaagcggtttgggtgggtcagattgtgggtacagagtcgctttaagccctgtctcagaccaggaagtgggaaTGGGAAGCGGATCAGCTAGATGTCACTGGTTTCATTCACCCCCTTCCCAGCAATACTGAAAAAAGGCCTCCcgcccggagaacccctttaaataagatgaTAGAAGTGACATCATTTTACACAATACATTTTCTCAGGTTGCAGACGTGACGCTCCACCATCATGGTCGTCTAAACCACATGTCCAGCTGTGGAGAGAAGTCTACAACACAGGAATATCAGCCACAAAACCATCacctgcatctgctccatgcagtatccaGAGTATGGGAACCATCAGCAGACACTGCACGCAGGGGtggataaacttaaaggggtatgggaaaaagcgaaaagctttttcccagtaattgaaacccattgcaaagttatatcactgtaatatgcttcaatcacctatttgcccctcttccctattccccccccaaccccccaccaggaagtgaaataaactcattcttacc
The nucleotide sequence above comes from Dendropsophus ebraccatus isolate aDenEbr1 chromosome 8, aDenEbr1.pat, whole genome shotgun sequence. Encoded proteins:
- the FUT11 gene encoding alpha-(1,3)-fucosyltransferase 11, encoding MHEYTKDPWIITTMRCSSVFCTCCILQRYSLRTMSTYSALWQIIWYFIAGSILLTVINAEQWDSPEYMDITEGERLWADSAMDDTSPDLGHPVYNDQYPEEQNIEAMSEHWEESFFQPSSAFATSGLGTAMVDSYRGPGNSDTRSNKELPILLWWSENLFPHFPGDKERIDCPLSSCMMTKDKRVKLQKRTKSIIFYGTDFRAYEAPLPRLPHQTWALFHEESPMNNYVLSHLPGIRLFNYTATFRRESDYPLTLQWLPTIGYLQNLAVTIAEKNSWREKGYAPVLYMQSHCDVPSDRDRYIKELMKHIQIDSYGQCLKNRQFPSKRLEDTSTATTEDEEFMAFTARYKFHLAMENAICPDYMTEKLWRPMHLGAIPIYRGSPSVKDWMPNNHSIILLDDFSTPEELAKFIISLDKDDESYLKYLEYKKPGGITNKLLLDSMENREWGVNDMSAPNYLNGFECFVCDQENARLKAEKKHKKTQGQSPAPVPHIAGYNHMGCPMPVPGIGSADELSENDSWKQMWLQDYWQSFDQGEALAAMILRNETNQDKFWDFMHEMYIKRNMNR